In one window of Leptospira hartskeerlii DNA:
- a CDS encoding DUF2126 domain-containing protein, with product MSLLVSLTHETSYEYDRPVALSPHIIRLRPAPHSRTRIVSYSLLVEPSEQFLNWQQDPFGNYQARLVFPKKTEKLKILVDLVAEIQVINPFDFFLEPDAEEAPFIYSDALRKELLPYLSATDGSNALANYISSLRKDGILRSKRTVDFLVGLNQRVYQDISYVIRMEPGVQTCTETLERRSGSCRDSAFLLVQILRHIGLASRFVSGYLIQLKPDEVSIHGPSGAKEDFTDLHAWAEVFLPGAGWVGLDPTSGLFAGEGHIPLAAVPEPGSASPVFGYSDPAESKFGFRMEVKRFQESPRVTKPYTDSAWDRVLKLGKDLDARCRKNDIRVSIGGEPTFISDTSRQDPQWDTLALGQEKLELGETLLTRLSKKFSHGSLVQVTQGKWYPGEPLPRWSLNVFWRKDGEPLWKNEGLFSSSSEKEKRDLDQDLRSSDVFAEEVCKTLGISPKHIVPLYEDGFYYLWKEGQLPEWKDPKGEDFNPEDFSFEALERKKVLSLVDRDFKLKKAIAIPLQFNYARSEWESSEWKYKRERLYLIPGDSPAGFRLPFSSISENFRANAVLTDLSKSKKLSPRKNLDSILDKRSSKESKFFPAGKDLPIRTTLVIEPRLGSIHVFLPPVEGLEPWLDLISSLEFASEKSGVQIVLEGYEPPSDSRLGLFRITPDPGVLEVNLHPSSNFQELEEKTRILYEEAKEVGLSAEKFLIDGRHTGTGGGNHITVGAMSPEDSPFLRRPDLLRSLVSYWQHHPSLSYLFSGLFIGPTSQAPRLDEGRDEILYEYELASAQLDKIKEHHPWLVDRLFRNLLVDLTGNTHRAEISIDKLYPPSGSRLGLVELRGFEMPPHYKMSVVQQVLVLSLLCKFWEKPYVQAPIHWGTELHDRFLLPHFVWSDFKDVLKDLKANGFAFQEEEFLPFFEFRFPVYGKTQREEVFLELRMALEPWNVLGEESSSFGTSRSVDSALERLQVKVEGWSDRYLLSCNGYEVPLRNTGKKGEAVSGIRFKAWNPVFTLHPNLPVHTPLVFDVWDKWSSRPLGGCRYYVSHPGGRAYDTFPVNSYEAESRRISRFLADGHSALDGSEPKRLKHTNGYTMDLRWIE from the coding sequence ATGTCTTTACTCGTCTCTCTCACTCACGAAACTTCTTACGAATACGATAGGCCGGTTGCGTTATCTCCTCATATCATTCGATTGAGACCTGCTCCTCATTCTAGGACTAGGATTGTTTCTTATTCTCTTTTGGTGGAACCTTCCGAACAATTTTTGAACTGGCAACAAGATCCGTTCGGGAATTACCAAGCAAGATTAGTATTTCCTAAGAAAACTGAAAAATTAAAAATACTAGTGGATCTGGTAGCGGAGATACAAGTTATCAATCCGTTCGATTTTTTCCTGGAACCTGATGCGGAAGAGGCTCCTTTTATTTATTCGGATGCTCTGAGAAAGGAACTTCTTCCTTACTTGAGCGCAACCGATGGGAGTAACGCACTCGCTAATTATATTTCAAGTTTAAGAAAGGACGGAATCTTAAGATCAAAACGTACCGTGGATTTTTTGGTGGGCCTCAACCAAAGAGTGTATCAGGACATTTCCTATGTGATACGAATGGAGCCAGGTGTCCAAACTTGCACGGAAACCTTAGAAAGAAGATCCGGTTCTTGCAGAGACTCCGCATTTTTACTCGTTCAGATCTTAAGGCATATCGGTCTCGCATCCAGATTTGTTTCCGGTTATCTAATACAATTGAAACCCGACGAGGTCTCGATCCACGGACCTTCCGGTGCTAAGGAAGATTTTACCGACCTTCATGCTTGGGCGGAGGTGTTCCTACCAGGCGCGGGCTGGGTGGGTTTGGATCCTACTTCCGGATTATTTGCGGGAGAAGGTCATATTCCTTTAGCAGCTGTTCCTGAGCCAGGAAGCGCCTCTCCAGTGTTTGGATATTCAGATCCCGCAGAGTCGAAGTTTGGATTCAGAATGGAAGTAAAACGATTCCAAGAATCTCCTCGCGTCACTAAACCTTATACGGACTCGGCTTGGGATAGAGTTCTAAAACTCGGAAAAGATCTGGATGCTAGATGCAGAAAAAATGATATTCGTGTATCTATCGGTGGAGAGCCCACTTTTATTTCGGATACTTCCAGGCAGGATCCTCAATGGGATACTCTTGCTCTTGGACAAGAAAAACTAGAGTTAGGCGAAACTCTTCTTACTAGGCTTAGTAAAAAATTTTCACACGGTTCTTTGGTCCAGGTCACGCAAGGTAAATGGTATCCTGGAGAACCTCTGCCTCGTTGGTCTTTGAATGTTTTCTGGAGAAAGGACGGAGAACCTTTATGGAAAAACGAAGGATTATTCTCTTCTTCCTCGGAAAAAGAAAAACGGGATTTGGATCAGGACTTAAGATCCTCGGATGTATTCGCGGAAGAAGTTTGTAAAACCTTAGGGATTTCACCCAAACATATTGTTCCTTTATACGAGGACGGTTTTTATTATTTATGGAAAGAAGGTCAGCTTCCCGAATGGAAAGACCCTAAAGGCGAAGATTTTAATCCGGAGGATTTTTCTTTCGAGGCTTTGGAAAGGAAGAAGGTTCTCTCACTTGTAGATAGAGACTTTAAACTTAAAAAAGCGATTGCTATTCCATTACAATTTAATTATGCAAGATCGGAATGGGAAAGTTCCGAATGGAAATATAAAAGAGAAAGATTGTATTTGATCCCAGGAGACAGTCCCGCCGGTTTTAGACTGCCTTTTTCTTCTATCTCCGAAAATTTCAGGGCGAATGCAGTTCTTACGGATCTATCTAAGAGTAAAAAATTAAGTCCTCGAAAAAATTTAGATTCGATCTTAGATAAAAGATCTTCTAAAGAATCCAAATTTTTTCCGGCAGGAAAAGATCTTCCGATCCGTACCACTTTGGTCATTGAGCCAAGACTTGGCTCCATCCATGTATTCTTACCTCCGGTAGAGGGTTTGGAACCTTGGTTGGATCTAATTTCTTCTTTGGAATTTGCCTCCGAAAAATCGGGAGTTCAGATCGTTTTAGAAGGATATGAACCTCCTTCTGATTCTAGATTAGGTCTATTTCGGATTACGCCAGATCCTGGAGTTTTAGAAGTAAATTTACACCCTTCTTCTAATTTCCAAGAGCTGGAAGAGAAGACTCGTATCTTATACGAAGAAGCAAAGGAAGTCGGCTTAAGTGCGGAAAAATTCCTGATCGATGGAAGACATACAGGAACGGGTGGGGGAAATCATATCACCGTGGGCGCTATGTCGCCCGAAGACAGTCCATTCCTGCGAAGACCGGACCTTCTGCGTAGCTTGGTGAGTTATTGGCAACATCATCCTTCTCTTTCCTATCTTTTTTCAGGTTTATTTATCGGTCCTACTTCTCAGGCTCCTCGTTTGGATGAGGGAAGGGATGAAATATTATACGAATACGAATTAGCTTCTGCTCAATTAGATAAAATTAAAGAACACCATCCTTGGCTTGTGGATCGTCTTTTCCGAAATCTACTTGTGGATCTGACGGGTAATACTCATAGAGCGGAAATTTCTATCGATAAACTTTATCCACCTTCGGGTTCTCGTTTGGGACTTGTGGAGTTAAGAGGATTCGAAATGCCTCCTCATTATAAGATGAGTGTTGTACAGCAAGTTCTGGTCTTATCTTTGCTTTGCAAATTTTGGGAGAAACCTTATGTGCAGGCTCCGATCCATTGGGGAACCGAGCTACATGATCGTTTTCTTCTTCCTCATTTTGTTTGGAGCGATTTTAAAGATGTTCTGAAAGATCTAAAAGCGAACGGATTTGCATTCCAAGAAGAGGAGTTCCTACCATTTTTCGAATTCCGTTTTCCAGTGTATGGTAAAACTCAAAGAGAAGAAGTATTCTTGGAACTTAGAATGGCCTTAGAGCCTTGGAATGTCTTAGGAGAAGAATCTTCTTCTTTCGGAACTTCCAGATCAGTGGATTCTGCATTAGAAAGATTGCAAGTAAAGGTAGAAGGTTGGAGTGATCGTTATCTTCTAAGCTGCAATGGTTACGAGGTTCCTCTTCGTAATACCGGCAAAAAAGGGGAAGCTGTTTCCGGAATTCGTTTCAAGGCTTGGAATCCGGTATTCACTTTGCATCCAAATCTTCCGGTTCACACTCCTTTAGTGTTTGATGTTTGGGACAAATGGTCTTCTCGTCCATTGGGCGGTTGTCGTTATTATGTTTCTCATCCTGGTGGAAGAGCTTACGATACTTTTCCTGTGAATTCATATGAAGCGGAGTCTCGTAGGATCTCTAGATTTTTAGCGGATGGCCATTCTGCCCTTGATGGTTCCGAGCCTAAACGATTGAAACATACGAACGGTTATACAATGGACCTTCGTTGGATCGAATAA